From Rubrivirga sp. SAORIC476, a single genomic window includes:
- the lon gene encoding endopeptidase La — MRPLHLASDDLPHDSGDPEQSIPLLTPDEERQMHSAELPESLPILTLRNTVLYPGVVLPITVGRDASLTLVKDAYAGDRLVGVVAQKRAEVETPGPDDLYRVGAAATILKLIKMPDGSVSIVIQGKRRIEIEEYDQLDPYLTARIRPIEEDAPDDVDPVEIDARVRSIKELAVQIVNLSPNLPSEAAYAIQNIESPNFLVHFIASNLQIDVEKKQALLETRPLLDRSQLVLDYLEQEVRVLEISEEIRSKVKTDVDQQQREFFLRQQLKAIQDELGETEGSSRDADELREKLTEKRDLLPEAVIETLDKELQKLARTNPASPEYGVVRNYAETILDLPWGHTSEDKLDIARAEEVLAEDHYGLDDVKKRILEYLAVLKLKGDMKAPILLFYGPPGVGKTSLGKSIARSLGREFHRISLGGVRDEAEIRGHRRTYIGALPGRIIQGLKRAGTSNPVFMLDEVDKLGTDFRGDPSSALLEVLDPEQNDSFNDHYLELDYDLSKVLFIATANSLETIPGPLRDRMEIIEINGYTPSEKLAIAKTYLVPRQCERNGLREDQFSVTDDALLLVIEGYTRESGVRQLERTIGSVVRSIAKTVALGEAERGDVTADDIQGILGGRKFYNDVAERTEVPGVATGLAWTPVGGDILFIEASVSRGSGKMTLTGKLGDVMRESAQASLSWVKANAEDLGIPDDAFRYWDLHVHVPAGAIPKDGPSAGVAMTAALTSIYTRRRVRHDVAMTGEITLRGLVLPVGGIKEKVLAARRAGITCVVLPEKNKTDVEEIKDEAVEGLEVHYVKRIPEALDLLLEPTAEEDPAELFAVSDREKQLAGSPSTGGPIVVTNGDPEEPVMN, encoded by the coding sequence ATGCGCCCCCTCCACCTCGCCTCGGACGACCTGCCCCACGACAGCGGGGACCCCGAGCAGTCCATCCCCCTCCTCACGCCCGATGAGGAGCGTCAGATGCACTCGGCCGAACTGCCCGAGTCGCTCCCCATCCTGACGCTCCGCAACACGGTCCTCTATCCGGGCGTGGTGCTGCCGATCACCGTCGGACGGGACGCGAGCCTCACGCTGGTCAAGGATGCCTACGCTGGCGACCGCCTCGTCGGCGTCGTCGCCCAGAAGCGCGCCGAGGTGGAGACGCCCGGCCCCGATGATCTCTACCGGGTTGGCGCTGCGGCGACGATCCTGAAGCTGATCAAGATGCCCGACGGCTCGGTGTCGATCGTCATCCAGGGCAAGCGGCGCATCGAGATCGAGGAGTACGACCAGCTCGACCCGTACCTGACCGCGCGCATCCGCCCCATCGAAGAGGACGCGCCCGACGACGTGGACCCGGTCGAGATCGACGCCCGCGTGCGCTCGATCAAGGAGCTGGCGGTGCAGATCGTCAACCTGTCGCCGAACCTGCCCAGCGAGGCGGCCTACGCGATCCAGAACATCGAGAGCCCCAACTTCCTCGTCCACTTCATCGCGTCGAACCTGCAGATCGACGTCGAGAAGAAGCAGGCGCTGTTGGAGACGCGGCCGCTGCTGGACCGCTCCCAGCTCGTGCTGGACTACCTGGAGCAGGAAGTCCGCGTGCTGGAGATCTCGGAGGAGATCCGGTCGAAGGTCAAGACGGACGTGGACCAGCAGCAGCGGGAGTTCTTCCTCCGCCAGCAGCTCAAAGCGATCCAGGACGAACTGGGCGAGACGGAGGGTTCCTCGCGCGATGCCGACGAGCTGCGCGAGAAGCTGACCGAGAAGCGCGACCTGTTGCCGGAGGCGGTCATCGAGACGCTCGACAAGGAACTGCAGAAGCTCGCCAGGACGAACCCGGCCAGCCCCGAGTACGGCGTCGTCCGCAACTACGCCGAGACGATCCTCGACCTGCCCTGGGGCCACACGTCCGAGGACAAGCTCGACATCGCGCGGGCCGAGGAGGTGCTCGCCGAGGACCACTACGGCCTCGACGACGTCAAGAAGCGCATCCTGGAGTACCTCGCGGTGCTCAAGCTGAAGGGCGACATGAAGGCGCCCATTCTGCTGTTCTACGGCCCGCCCGGCGTCGGCAAGACGAGCCTGGGCAAGAGCATCGCCCGGTCGCTCGGCCGCGAGTTCCACCGCATCAGCCTCGGCGGCGTCCGCGACGAGGCGGAGATCCGCGGGCACCGACGGACCTACATCGGCGCGCTGCCGGGCCGCATCATCCAGGGCCTCAAGCGGGCCGGGACGAGCAACCCCGTGTTCATGCTCGACGAGGTCGACAAGCTGGGCACCGACTTCCGGGGCGACCCGTCGAGCGCGCTGCTGGAGGTCCTCGACCCCGAGCAGAACGACTCCTTCAACGATCACTACCTGGAGCTCGACTACGATCTCTCAAAGGTCCTCTTCATCGCGACGGCCAACTCGCTCGAGACCATCCCCGGCCCGCTCCGGGACCGGATGGAGATCATCGAGATCAACGGCTACACGCCGTCCGAGAAGCTGGCCATCGCCAAGACGTACCTCGTGCCGCGACAGTGCGAGCGCAACGGGCTCCGCGAGGACCAGTTCTCGGTCACCGACGACGCGCTCCTGCTCGTCATCGAGGGCTACACGCGCGAGTCGGGCGTCCGCCAGTTGGAGCGGACCATCGGCTCGGTCGTCCGCAGCATCGCCAAGACGGTCGCCCTCGGTGAGGCCGAGCGCGGCGACGTGACGGCTGACGACATCCAAGGCATCCTGGGCGGACGCAAGTTCTACAACGACGTGGCCGAGCGGACCGAGGTCCCGGGCGTGGCGACGGGCCTGGCATGGACGCCGGTCGGCGGCGACATCCTGTTCATCGAGGCCTCGGTCAGTCGCGGCTCAGGCAAGATGACGCTCACCGGCAAGCTGGGCGACGTGATGCGCGAGAGCGCGCAGGCGTCGCTGTCGTGGGTCAAGGCCAACGCCGAGGACCTCGGCATCCCCGACGACGCGTTCCGCTACTGGGACCTGCACGTCCACGTGCCTGCGGGGGCGATTCCGAAGGACGGCCCCAGCGCCGGCGTCGCCATGACCGCCGCGCTGACGAGCATCTACACCCGGCGCCGCGTCCGCCACGACGTGGCGATGACGGGAGAGATCACACTCCGCGGGCTGGTGCTGCCGGTCGGCGGGATCAAGGAGAAGGTGCTCGCCGCGCGCCGGGCGGGGATCACGTGCGTCGTCCTGCCGGAGAAGAACAAGACCGACGTGGAGGAGATCAAGGACGAGGCCGTCGAGGGCCTGGAGGTCCACTACGTCAAGCGCATCCCGGAGGCCCTCGACCTGCTCCTGGAGCCGACTGCGGAGGAGGACCCGGCGGAGCTGTTTGCGGTCTCGGACCGGGAAAAGCAACTCGCGGGCTCCCCCAGCACAGGCGGCCCGATCGTGGTCACCAACGGGGACCCGGAGGAGCCCGTCATGAACTGA
- a CDS encoding cystathionine beta-synthase, translating into MWSASILDTIGNTPLVRLQTMGREFPCTVLAKVEFFNPGGSVKDRIGVAMIEDAEAKGLLKPGGTIIEGTSGNTGAGLAIAAIAKGYRCIFTTTDKQSPEKVDVLRAFGAEVIVCPTNVAPTDPRSYYSVAERLSKEIPNSFYPNQYDHPANAEAHYQTTGPELWEQTEGRITHFVAGAGTGGTISGTARYLKEQNPDVQVIGVDPYGSVYAEYWRTGEFKESEIYPYATEGVGEDILAKNMDFSLVDDYVQVDDKTTMQMTRRLAREEGLFIGQSCGMAMAGALDWMDANRDRLTEDDVVVVMLPDSGFRYLSKTYDDEWMRRNGFLETTPSLTVHDVLAVRPRHEAVIGVTPDDTLAAAIETMTAHGISQVPVLEHGEVVGSLNERGVLNRLIEAPDARDEAVREVMGAPLPIVEAGVHLDDLTATLDGEAGAVLVRADGDDPAAFDILTRSDLISALARAGRQRG; encoded by the coding sequence ATGTGGTCCGCGTCCATCCTCGACACGATTGGCAACACGCCACTCGTCCGCCTCCAGACGATGGGGCGGGAGTTTCCCTGCACCGTCCTTGCGAAGGTCGAGTTCTTCAACCCGGGCGGGTCGGTCAAGGACCGCATCGGCGTGGCGATGATCGAGGACGCCGAGGCGAAGGGGCTGCTGAAGCCGGGCGGCACCATCATTGAGGGCACCAGCGGCAACACGGGCGCCGGGCTCGCCATCGCGGCCATCGCGAAGGGCTACCGCTGCATCTTCACCACCACCGACAAGCAGAGCCCGGAGAAGGTGGACGTGCTGCGCGCCTTCGGGGCGGAGGTCATCGTCTGCCCGACCAACGTCGCGCCGACCGACCCGCGGTCCTACTACTCGGTCGCCGAGCGGCTCTCCAAGGAAATCCCCAACTCGTTCTACCCCAACCAGTACGACCATCCGGCCAACGCCGAAGCGCACTACCAGACCACAGGGCCGGAGTTGTGGGAGCAGACCGAGGGGAGGATCACGCACTTCGTCGCGGGGGCGGGCACGGGTGGCACCATTTCGGGCACGGCACGCTACCTCAAGGAGCAGAACCCCGACGTGCAGGTCATCGGCGTCGACCCGTACGGCAGCGTCTACGCCGAGTACTGGCGGACGGGCGAATTCAAGGAGTCAGAGATCTACCCGTACGCCACCGAGGGCGTAGGCGAGGACATCCTGGCCAAGAACATGGACTTCTCACTCGTCGACGATTACGTCCAGGTGGACGACAAGACGACCATGCAGATGACGCGCCGCCTCGCCCGCGAGGAGGGGTTGTTCATCGGCCAGTCCTGCGGCATGGCCATGGCGGGCGCGCTCGACTGGATGGACGCGAACCGCGACCGCCTCACGGAGGACGACGTGGTCGTGGTGATGCTGCCCGACAGCGGCTTCCGCTACCTCTCGAAGACGTACGACGACGAGTGGATGCGGCGCAACGGGTTCCTGGAGACGACGCCCTCGCTGACCGTCCACGACGTGCTGGCGGTCCGCCCTCGCCACGAGGCGGTCATCGGCGTCACGCCCGACGACACCCTCGCGGCGGCAATCGAGACCATGACCGCGCACGGCATCAGTCAGGTGCCGGTGCTGGAACACGGTGAGGTGGTGGGCAGCCTCAACGAGCGGGGGGTCTTGAACCGGCTCATCGAAGCCCCCGACGCTCGCGACGAGGCGGTCCGCGAGGTCATGGGGGCGCCGCTACCCATCGTCGAGGCCGGCGTCCACCTCGACGACCTGACGGCCACTCTCGACGGCGAGGCCGGGGCCGTCCTCGTCCGCGCCGACGGCGACGACCCGGCGGCATTCGACATCCTGACGCGCAGCGACCTGATCTCGGCGCTCGCTCGCGCGGGCCGCCAGCGCGGCTGA
- a CDS encoding M90 family metallopeptidase yields the protein MRAARPSDLVSPALGGAFLAVIVGLVVGRSGSPATAVLVGALVWAVIAGWALRRPLHRLRVVRQPLPERWRAWLRDHVRLYAEAGAADRRRFEQDVALVLDGLTFEGAGGAEPTETLRLGVAAGAAMLLHGHPDWEMPTERTVLFVPDTFDEAYGDEEPGMYDGMVHSQGPIVLSTRAAERGWAREDGHNVVLHELAHVFDFDGWEADGVPSFLDPRSADAWTTLMRKEMRRAARGDGVLRSYAASAPAELFAVATEQFFERPARLRKHHEELYDALVAFYNLTPPDEPEAEVEGSFMARRWGSGE from the coding sequence GTGCGTGCAGCCCGACCGTCCGATCTCGTCTCTCCCGCGCTCGGCGGGGCCTTCCTGGCGGTGATCGTCGGGCTGGTCGTCGGGCGGTCCGGGTCGCCGGCGACGGCCGTCCTCGTCGGCGCGCTGGTGTGGGCGGTGATCGCCGGGTGGGCGCTCCGGCGTCCGCTGCACCGGCTCCGCGTCGTGCGGCAGCCGCTGCCCGAGCGGTGGCGCGCATGGCTGCGCGACCACGTCCGGCTCTACGCCGAGGCGGGCGCGGCAGACCGGCGGCGCTTCGAGCAGGACGTGGCGCTGGTGCTCGACGGCCTCACGTTCGAGGGCGCGGGCGGCGCCGAGCCCACCGAGACGCTCCGCCTCGGCGTCGCCGCGGGTGCGGCGATGCTGCTCCACGGCCACCCGGACTGGGAGATGCCTACCGAGCGGACAGTCCTCTTCGTCCCGGACACGTTCGACGAGGCCTACGGCGACGAGGAGCCCGGGATGTACGACGGGATGGTCCACTCCCAGGGACCCATCGTGCTGTCGACGCGGGCTGCCGAGAGGGGGTGGGCGAGGGAGGACGGGCACAACGTGGTCCTCCACGAGCTGGCTCACGTGTTCGACTTCGACGGCTGGGAGGCCGATGGTGTGCCGTCGTTCCTCGACCCGCGCTCGGCGGACGCCTGGACCACCCTCATGCGCAAAGAGATGCGGCGCGCGGCTCGCGGCGACGGGGTCCTCCGTTCCTACGCCGCCAGCGCGCCGGCCGAGTTGTTCGCCGTCGCCACCGAGCAGTTCTTCGAGCGCCCTGCGCGTCTCCGCAAGCACCACGAAGAGCTGTACGACGCCCTCGTCGCGTTCTACAACCTCACGCCCCCCGACGAGCCCGAGGCAGAGGTCGAGGGCAGCTTCATGGCCCGGCGTTGGGGCAGCGGGGAGTGA
- a CDS encoding ATP-binding protein, producing the protein MEPAPSLPFVAPELLTALADPSGLRLDCNEAWREVFGDDGLWGRLPLEDARFAQEHAVEASRGGSVTNEVFLIERSTGEGPLPVLLHFQPIRLPTIESGRYPVSIHGEVMREPASWAAEQTRRRRMEMLGRMSMGIAHDFNNLLTAVLGHAELLRSDLLRLGAGRDAQDHLRSLEQAAGDGASLVRKIQQYIRNEKQERAEAVALHGIAEEVLTLTRPYWYNEPRRRGIAIQVQSTLRPVPAILGTPTELREVLVNLVLNAVQAMPAGGTLSIATSRRARACVVEVGDTGVGMTESVQRRVFEPLFTTKGSGGSGMGLTMSQGIVQEHNGRIEIESAPGRGTLFRLVFPFSTGTPAPETARETALKPSTAPGLRLLVVDDEPMVRTVTSKLLRLRGHTVREVDGGPAALTALAEDADLDAVVTDLSMPDMSGRELAAAIRQRFPGLPVLLLTGDTDAEADGADVSAVVKKPFQLDVLDAAVREVAEREGA; encoded by the coding sequence ATGGAGCCTGCCCCCTCCCTCCCCTTCGTCGCCCCCGAGCTGCTGACGGCGCTGGCCGACCCGTCGGGGCTCCGGCTGGACTGCAACGAGGCGTGGCGGGAGGTCTTCGGCGACGATGGGCTGTGGGGGCGCCTCCCCCTCGAAGACGCCCGGTTCGCACAGGAGCACGCCGTCGAAGCCTCGCGGGGCGGGTCTGTGACCAACGAAGTGTTCCTGATCGAACGGTCGACCGGCGAGGGGCCCCTGCCCGTGTTGCTCCATTTCCAGCCGATCCGCCTTCCGACCATCGAGTCCGGGCGGTACCCGGTGTCGATCCACGGCGAGGTGATGCGCGAGCCCGCCAGTTGGGCCGCCGAGCAGACGCGCCGCCGCCGCATGGAGATGCTGGGCCGCATGTCGATGGGCATCGCCCACGACTTCAACAACCTGCTGACGGCCGTTCTCGGCCACGCCGAGCTGCTTCGCTCCGACCTCCTCCGCCTCGGCGCCGGCAGGGATGCCCAGGACCACCTCCGGTCCCTGGAGCAGGCTGCGGGCGACGGCGCCTCGCTGGTCCGCAAGATCCAGCAGTACATCCGCAACGAAAAGCAGGAGCGCGCCGAGGCGGTCGCCCTCCACGGGATCGCGGAGGAGGTCCTCACGCTCACGCGCCCCTACTGGTACAACGAGCCGCGGCGGCGCGGCATCGCCATCCAGGTGCAGAGCACCCTGCGGCCGGTCCCTGCCATCCTCGGGACGCCGACGGAACTGCGCGAGGTGCTCGTCAACCTCGTCCTCAACGCCGTCCAGGCCATGCCCGCCGGGGGCACGCTCTCCATCGCGACGAGCCGCCGCGCGCGGGCCTGCGTGGTCGAGGTCGGCGACACGGGCGTGGGGATGACCGAGAGCGTCCAACGTCGCGTCTTCGAGCCCCTGTTCACGACGAAGGGCTCGGGCGGCTCGGGCATGGGGCTGACCATGAGCCAGGGCATCGTGCAGGAGCACAACGGACGGATCGAGATCGAGAGCGCGCCGGGCCGGGGGACGCTCTTCCGGCTCGTGTTCCCGTTCTCCACCGGCACGCCCGCCCCGGAGACGGCGCGCGAGACCGCCCTCAAACCCAGCACCGCGCCTGGCCTGCGCCTGCTGGTCGTCGACGACGAGCCGATGGTGCGGACGGTCACCTCGAAGCTGCTCCGCCTCCGCGGTCACACCGTTCGCGAAGTGGACGGGGGCCCGGCGGCACTGACGGCGCTGGCCGAGGACGCCGACCTCGACGCCGTCGTGACCGACCTCTCGATGCCCGACATGAGCGGGCGCGAGCTGGCCGCGGCCATCCGTCAGCGCTTCCCCGGCCTCCCGGTCCTCCTCCTCACCGGCGACACCGACGCCGAGGCGGACGGGGCCGACGTGTCGGCGGTGGTCAAGAAGCCGTTCCAGCTGGACGTGCTGGATGCGGCCGTGCGGGAGGTGGCGGAGAGGGAAGGAGCGTGA
- a CDS encoding tail fiber domain-containing protein translates to MLALLLVAPAFAAAPVPTAVQDGAVVWSPDAAFSQALVTLTAPSGLEYRHAFTAGESVRVHPSEIGDEPLADGFYGYELVLMPTDLDEAETSTALLQRGTLEIRHGAAVSSPLLDQVFNDDLIVRGSGCFGQDCVNGENFGFDTVRLKENNLRIHFDDTSNSGSFPSNDWRITINDSANGGQSYFSIDDATGNRSPLRIRAGAPNWSIYVAANGSVGFGTDTPVVELHSSNGDTPTLRLEQSGASGFTPYTWDVAANETNFFIRDVNGGSKLPFRVRPNAGTSSIDMYADRLELGVATTTPEVRIGKGGRVRVDTQVLVGFTDPSNAAANTIFEVGTDFDVDGDGIDDDLSRFRTDVRVDRSLSVIGDLTGEAFAFRVTNQAVGGAGQLLNLDLSGNLTTAGTVNGSSDVNVKEDIVAVDPEAVLAGVAGLPISTWEYIAADGIAHMGPMAQDFYRTFGLGQGETTISMVDADGVSLAAIQALHTRSEAATARIAELEAENAALAARLARIEALLGTAHE, encoded by the coding sequence ATGCTCGCTCTCCTCCTGGTGGCTCCTGCCTTCGCCGCTGCCCCGGTCCCCACCGCCGTGCAGGACGGGGCCGTGGTGTGGAGCCCGGACGCCGCGTTCTCGCAGGCACTGGTGACGCTGACCGCTCCGAGCGGACTCGAATACCGCCATGCCTTTACCGCGGGCGAGTCCGTCCGGGTTCACCCCTCCGAGATCGGGGACGAGCCCCTGGCCGACGGCTTCTACGGGTACGAACTCGTGCTGATGCCGACCGACCTCGACGAGGCCGAGACGTCGACGGCACTCCTGCAGCGCGGCACATTGGAGATCCGGCATGGCGCGGCCGTCTCGTCGCCGTTGCTCGACCAGGTGTTCAACGACGACCTCATCGTGCGTGGCAGCGGCTGCTTCGGCCAGGACTGCGTCAACGGCGAGAACTTCGGCTTCGACACCGTGCGGCTCAAGGAGAACAACCTGCGCATCCACTTCGACGACACGTCCAACAGCGGCAGCTTCCCGTCCAACGACTGGCGCATCACGATCAACGACTCGGCCAACGGAGGCCAGAGCTACTTCTCGATCGACGACGCGACGGGCAATCGGTCGCCGCTCCGCATCCGCGCGGGCGCTCCCAACTGGTCGATCTACGTCGCCGCCAACGGCAGCGTCGGGTTCGGTACGGACACCCCGGTCGTGGAGCTGCACTCGTCCAACGGCGACACGCCGACGCTCCGCCTGGAGCAGAGCGGTGCGTCGGGCTTCACCCCCTACACGTGGGACGTGGCTGCCAACGAGACCAACTTCTTCATCCGTGACGTGAACGGCGGGTCCAAGCTGCCCTTCCGCGTTCGCCCGAACGCCGGGACCAGTTCCATCGACATGTACGCGGATCGCCTCGAACTCGGTGTGGCGACCACCACCCCGGAGGTGCGCATCGGCAAGGGCGGGCGCGTGCGCGTCGACACGCAGGTGCTCGTCGGGTTCACCGATCCCAGCAATGCCGCTGCCAACACCATCTTCGAGGTCGGCACGGACTTCGACGTCGACGGGGACGGCATCGACGACGATCTCTCCCGGTTCCGGACCGACGTCCGCGTGGACCGGAGCCTGAGCGTGATCGGCGACCTGACGGGAGAAGCGTTCGCCTTCCGCGTCACCAACCAGGCCGTGGGCGGCGCCGGACAGCTTCTCAACCTCGACCTCTCGGGCAACCTCACGACGGCGGGTACGGTGAACGGCTCCTCGGATGTCAACGTCAAGGAGGACATCGTAGCGGTCGACCCCGAGGCCGTCCTGGCGGGCGTCGCTGGGCTCCCGATCTCGACGTGGGAGTACATCGCGGCCGACGGCATCGCCCACATGGGCCCGATGGCGCAGGACTTCTACCGCACCTTCGGCCTCGGCCAGGGCGAGACCACCATCTCGATGGTGGACGCCGACGGCGTGTCGCTGGCGGCCATCCAGGCCCTCCACACCCGAAGCGAGGCGGCGACCGCTCGCATCGCGGAACTGGAGGCTGAGAACGCGGCCCTCGCCGCGCGCCTCGCGCGCATCGAGGCGCTCCTCGGTACGGCCCATGAGTAG
- a CDS encoding 8-amino-7-oxononanoate synthase: MDLPGRTSEFSGRIRDERTDGVDGLHFRSIESGTGREVRVRDHLGTSRRMLMFGSNNYLGLATHPRVIQAVQDAVGRYGVGAGGPPILNGHGPLYRQLEERLAAHEGKEAALVFSSGYSANVGLMSALPGPRDIVFYDDEIHASTLDGLKMGRIEARPFPHNDAARLDALITAAKETFQDVFVAVEGVYSMSGTVARLDRIGEVTLRHGATLVVDEAHGTGVTGPGGAGTVAMFDAGDAATVVMGTFSKSFGVSGGFVAADADVVDYLRYFARSYVFSTAPSTAICAAVLAGLDVLEDEPEIHARLMDVCGYLAEGLRARGFEASGVTAVFSLPVGPGTDVRAAAHDFNRRGLFLNHVEAPAVPTSQQRFRVSLTADHTRDDIDRLLEAVDEVWAVHVPSRAGTAAVKSAV; encoded by the coding sequence ATGGATCTTCCGGGGCGCACCTCCGAGTTTTCGGGGCGCATCCGAGACGAGCGGACCGACGGCGTGGACGGGCTCCACTTCCGGTCGATCGAGAGCGGGACCGGGCGGGAGGTGCGCGTCCGCGATCACCTCGGGACCTCGCGGCGGATGCTGATGTTCGGCTCGAACAACTACCTCGGGCTGGCGACGCACCCGCGCGTGATTCAGGCCGTCCAGGACGCCGTCGGGCGCTACGGGGTCGGCGCCGGAGGCCCACCGATCCTCAACGGGCACGGACCGCTGTACCGCCAACTCGAGGAGCGGCTCGCAGCCCACGAGGGCAAGGAGGCCGCGCTGGTGTTCTCCAGCGGCTACTCGGCCAACGTGGGCCTGATGAGCGCCCTGCCCGGCCCGCGCGACATCGTCTTCTACGACGATGAGATCCACGCGTCGACGCTCGACGGTCTGAAGATGGGGCGCATCGAGGCCCGGCCGTTCCCCCACAACGACGCCGCCCGCCTCGACGCCCTGATCACCGCCGCGAAGGAGACCTTCCAGGACGTGTTCGTCGCCGTCGAGGGCGTCTACTCGATGTCGGGCACGGTCGCCCGGCTGGACCGCATCGGCGAGGTGACGCTCCGCCACGGGGCGACGCTGGTCGTCGACGAGGCCCACGGCACCGGCGTCACGGGCCCGGGCGGCGCGGGCACCGTCGCCATGTTCGACGCCGGCGACGCGGCGACCGTCGTGATGGGCACCTTCTCCAAGAGCTTCGGCGTCTCCGGCGGCTTCGTCGCGGCCGACGCCGACGTGGTGGACTACCTCCGCTACTTCGCCCGCTCGTACGTCTTCTCGACGGCCCCGTCGACGGCCATCTGCGCCGCCGTGCTCGCGGGCCTCGACGTGCTCGAGGACGAGCCCGAAATCCACGCGCGCCTGATGGACGTGTGCGGCTACCTCGCCGAAGGGCTGCGCGCTCGCGGCTTCGAGGCATCGGGCGTGACGGCCGTGTTCTCGCTCCCCGTCGGACCCGGCACGGACGTGCGCGCGGCCGCGCACGACTTCAACCGCCGCGGCCTCTTCCTCAACCACGTCGAGGCGCCCGCCGTCCCGACCTCCCAGCAGCGCTTCCGCGTCAGCCTCACGGCCGACCACACCCGCGACGACATCGACCGCCTGCTCGAAGCCGTGGACGAGGTATGGGCGGTCCACGTCCCGAGCCGTGCGGGCACAGCCGCCGTCAAGAGCGCCGTGTAA
- a CDS encoding DUF3467 domain-containing protein: protein MESPTEPQGPSLQIELSEEVAEGVYSNLVMISHSPEEFILDFIRVMPGVPKARVKSRIVVTPGHAKRLLAALADNIQRYEAQHGAISDVATQHPIQFSAPGGEA, encoded by the coding sequence ATGGAATCCCCCACCGAACCTCAAGGCCCGTCCCTCCAGATCGAGCTCTCCGAGGAGGTCGCAGAAGGCGTCTACTCGAACCTCGTCATGATCTCCCACAGCCCGGAGGAGTTCATCCTGGACTTCATCCGTGTGATGCCGGGCGTCCCGAAGGCGCGCGTCAAGAGCCGGATCGTGGTGACGCCGGGCCACGCGAAGCGCCTGCTGGCGGCCCTTGCGGACAACATCCAGCGTTACGAGGCCCAGCACGGAGCGATCAGCGATGTCGCCACGCAGCACCCGATTCAGTTCTCCGCGCCGGGTGGGGAGGCGTAA
- a CDS encoding T9SS type A sorting domain-containing protein, giving the protein MLRITLAASLALGLAVAPSAQQRTAAEDTDAPGAPLAPSPETVGLSFFDDQDQAIRLQTRRPEASASAAITTQAAERRSDGTVADSDDLSAAFAFPAQVQRQVSDGPLADGRDGTAPAPLRTVAVAVDAMTANGRTEASLLAARNRVSGPALRVEALDTGRPPGTRPGAVVLDDEAPVQVASPLVDVADGASRTDGLALSVVQPNPARSEAWVTATATERTRATVTLFDIQGREVARAFDGLVSADSPARVRLDLDAVSAGTYVVVLESDGVRTSQTVQVVR; this is encoded by the coding sequence ATGCTTCGCATCACGCTCGCCGCAAGCCTCGCGCTCGGACTCGCCGTCGCCCCCTCCGCCCAGCAGCGGACGGCCGCCGAAGACACCGACGCGCCGGGAGCGCCGCTCGCGCCGTCCCCCGAGACGGTCGGGCTGAGCTTCTTCGACGACCAGGACCAGGCCATCCGGCTCCAGACCCGGCGACCGGAGGCCTCCGCCTCGGCAGCGATCACGACGCAGGCGGCCGAGCGCCGCTCCGACGGGACCGTCGCCGACTCGGATGACCTGTCGGCCGCGTTCGCCTTCCCGGCCCAGGTCCAGCGACAGGTCTCCGACGGACCGCTGGCGGACGGCCGGGACGGCACCGCCCCGGCCCCCCTCCGAACCGTCGCGGTCGCGGTCGACGCGATGACCGCCAACGGGCGGACCGAGGCGTCGCTGCTGGCTGCCCGGAACCGCGTCTCCGGTCCCGCGCTCCGTGTGGAGGCGCTCGACACCGGACGTCCGCCTGGGACCCGTCCGGGTGCCGTCGTGCTGGATGACGAGGCCCCGGTCCAGGTCGCGTCCCCGCTCGTCGATGTCGCCGACGGCGCGTCTCGCACGGACGGCCTGGCGCTCTCGGTGGTGCAGCCGAACCCAGCTCGCTCCGAGGCCTGGGTCACGGCGACCGCAACCGAGCGGACGCGGGCGACCGTGACGCTGTTCGACATTCAGGGCCGTGAGGTCGCGCGTGCGTTCGACGGCCTCGTCTCTGCCGACTCGCCGGCGCGCGTTCGGCTGGACCTCGACGCGGTCTCGGCGGGGACGTACGTCGTCGTGCTCGAATCGGACGGCGTTCGTACGTCGCAGACGGTGCAGGTCGTTCGCTAG